Genomic window (Macrobrachium rosenbergii isolate ZJJX-2024 chromosome 48, ASM4041242v1, whole genome shotgun sequence):
tatatatatatatatatatatatatatatatatatatatatataacgtgaagAATCAGGGAGGGAAATATATTACAAAGTCaagcaacttttttattttcgaaaCATCAAAATACGATAATATACTCGATGCAATATTCTATTTAAAGAAAACTCCACTGATTACAGGTTAATATTCATTTAGCAACATTCATTCAATAAAATTGACTTCAACCAAAtatttcccaatagttaaaatcCTTCTCTCCATCCACAGGTGAATGAAAACGGCGATATATGAATATGTTCCATCAATCAAATCAAGTTCTGATCGGCTGTGTACTAATAACTTCGTACATATGGCCTTCTTTCAAGTTCGCCTGATTTCTaccagatttttcatattttttatgaatattggaGGTTTCTGAGATACGCCCAGTTGTCTATAACATCTGAAGAAAAACTTGATCAATAAAGCCTTTGTAGCaggaagtttgattttttttaaattgaccttttttatgaaatatggatTGTCGATTAAACGgaatttttctgtgaaatgaaagcttatatttgaaaaaaaagaaagaaaattagagcaaaattttgtttatcaaatcACTTTTCTTTTCATACTGAAATTCGACACTGACAGGAATCATTAAGTTAcagtttttttcatgaaatacattTCCATCATGCCATTCAATATATGATATTCcatggttataaaaaaaagacaatttggtAAAAAAGCAAGAGTTCCATATCACTTTGCCAACGtcttttctgtataaaaaaaaacacagtttaaGAAAACAAGAATTCTATATCATCTTGCCAAAGTTCTTTtaagccagtggttcttaacctttgcATTACCACGCCCCCCACCCCCGGCCCCTTTGCATttttgagtaaaattccctcccagatctaaaggaaaataaaagaaaaaagaaaaagagaaggcgTGTTTTCATGCCTTTGGGAATGATTAGTAAGATATttaacactgcttcttagcgactagATCTTGAATGCGTGGTtgaatgttaagagaataatgaatgtaattagagaatttttcatttttccctagggctaaccccacccccctcctggaaattgctgacgccacCTTAGGGGACCgcgcccccaggttaagaaccactgttttaagCCTATAAACAAAATGTCATGAGCTGGAATCTCCAAAGAACATGGCCACTGAAAACATCAGAAAAGGAGTTGATCTGGTTactattcttttaataatttcaagGGTATTTCTTTAAGAGTATCCTGCTGGCAAAAGTGAGTTAGATATTCTTTGAGTTTCAAGGGttccattatttttttgaaaagtaCCCTGATGTCAAAAATAAGTTACATATTTTAGTTTCAAATATTCAaaaacttgttctttttttttttttttgaaggctagTCTGAGGGCAAAAATGAGCtacatattcttttaatttaaaggatttcattttcttttttttttttgaaaagtagcCTGAGGGTACAAAACTATTCCAAAAACGGAAAGAACAATATTCTGGAGTTCCCAGAAAAAGGAAAGACAATATTTTGGAGTTCTCAAAAACAGGAATGACAACAGTCTTGTGTTCCCAAGAAAGGAAAGACAATAGTCTTGTGttcccaaaaaaaggaaaaacaatattctGGAGTtcccataaaaagaaaacataatattctGGAGTTCCCAAAATCAGGGATGGCAGTATTCTGGAGTCTCCAAAAAAGGAAAGACAATATTCTGGAGTTCCCCAAAAAATGAAAGACAGTATTCTGAAGTTCCGATAAAATGAAAGATGATATTTTGGTGTTCCTTTTGTCTCGAAATTAGACAGAAGCTcattgaagtaaataaataatctgggtgatttcacagacacacattcatacacacacacacacacacacacacacttgtgtacTCGTGtcctaagaaaaagaagaaacgcCAGCCCTGTATATCAGCCAAACTCTTAAAAGTGGAATTCAGTCCATACTAATAAGTTGCTTATCAACTCTTTCTGTGGTTTATCAGAAACTTCTTGTAAGCTGACGTCGATTGTATGTATTCCACGTTTGCATTCTATTTAGCAATTTTTACAAACATACCATAACTTGTCGAGCTAATGTATTATTCAAAGTGAAAACTCATTCTCGAACATTTTAAACGTAGCGACTTGGAGCGTGCTAATTCTAATAAAACAACTCAGTAATTATAAAAGGTAAATGGTGTTTACCCTGGTGAAGAATATTTTAACGAAGTTATGGCTTCCAttaatggggaaaaatatattgCTGGTTACCTTAGTgtacgtaattttttttgttttaatttcctataAAATACCGAGTCACGGCCAAATTTGACAGCATACTCCTAtcaactgcaccaggaattatTCCATTCGTAAGTGAGACTTGATCAACCTAACTTTGGTTtgatgttgtttatattttcctcagTCTTAAACTGTTTAGTGATGCATTATATTCTGTTGAAGCCAAACTGTTCAGTGATGCATTATATTCTGTTGAAGCCAAACTGTTCAGTGATGCATTATATTCTGTTGAAGCCAAACTGTTCAGTGATGCATTATATTCTGTTGAAGTCTTGTCCATTATTCAAGTAAGTTTTCATTAAATCTGCCTGTTTTCTTGCTAGTTTATAACAGCAGGCATGACCCACAAACAATCGACCCCGTAGGGgataatgctgtcagtgcacctcacagggtgcactgtaggcattactaaaggttctttgcagcgtccccttggTCCccaggtgcaacccctttcgttccgtttactgtacctccattcatttctctctcttccatctcgctatccatcctctcctaacaattattccatgatgcaactgcgaggtttttctcctgtttcacctttcaaacctacctactctcattttcctttctagcgctgaatgacttcgtaggtcccatcgcttggcctttggcctaaactctatatactCCATTCCGCTCCCAAATAACCGAGTTATGGTCACGGAAGTCAGGCCTTGTCATTAGTCCCtcgtagagagaaaaaaaaaaatcgaaaagtcTTAAACGAGATCTTTGTTTTGACAGACGACTAAAgttgctacttcttcttcttcttcttcttccttcagaggTCAAGACTCCAGGTCCTTCCACGAACCGAACGGCATGAAGCTGGCAATCACTGCCGCCCTCTCAGCGGCCTTCGTCGTGCTGCTTGTGGGAGAGGGACAGGGAATAATAATGAGACTTATGATGTCCGACGGTAAGTGTCAGTTTTGGGGCTCTCGAAAAGTTCCCTTTTTGAGTTCGAGTCTTCTTCTGTGCAGGGTCCTTGCTCCGGCGGGTACTGAATTTATGTAATTGAACGGAGGAAGGAAcgcaaaatttaggccaaaggccaacaagAGCTGGGACTTATGATAAGGTGATccggcgctgaaagggaacttgagtaaaaaggtttgaaaggtgtaacaggaaggaaacctcgcaattgcactctgaaacaattgttaggagagaattgaggaaagtaagttggaGGAGTGAGAATAGTATTGAATAGTAGCAGGAATGAAAAGGGatgcagctagaggcctaaggaatgcttcaaagaaccttgagtaacgcgtacagtgcaccgcgtgaggttcactgacggtaTTGCCCCTCCTAAGGGGCTGAAGCTATAATTTTCCAAGATTCCTTGGTCACTGGTACTCGTGTATGTATTCATGAGTCACTGTCTTTGTAGCTCAAAGAAATGTCACGTTTTTCCCCCAGTGAAGTATCATTATAtatccgttcgtattctcttttccctgaatgacctcatatttccCAGCGCTTGGGCGTTGGCCCAGATTTTATGTCCCAGTTCCAAAATCATTGTTAtattccagcttactttccaccctctcctaatgacctcatacgtcccagcgatTGGCCGTTGCCCCAGattttatgttccaattccaaaatcattattatattccagcttattttccaccctctcctaatgacctcatacgtcccagcgcttgggcgtTGGCCCAGATTTTATGTTCCACTTCCAAAATCATTGTTATATTCCAGCTTACTCTCCTACTACTCCTAATGACCTCATTCGTCCCAGCACTTGGCTCTTGGCCCAGATTTTATGTTGCAATTtcaattatcattgttatattttatttatcattgttactTTTGCTGGTTCCAGATTGTTTCGTGGATTGCATGGGGAATTCTTCCTTCTGTGGCAGTGACGGCAGGACCTACGACGACTGCTCCATAGAATATTTGGACAGATGCATCGCATACAGAGTCAAAAAGATATACGACGGTCCCTGCTGTAGGTTTTCGCTCCTTAGTTCAATGTATATTACCGCTACCAGGCGAtggggacagttagtcctggaaagctcgTAACTTTTCCTGggtaaatatctccgctagataccatccagttcaaATGGGATGCTGTTTATGATTATTTACTCTATTgatgcacagaataattgtgtaagtgataggttcaacattatatatatatatatatatatatatatatatatatatatatatatatatatatatatatatatatatatatatatatatatatatatatatatatatatatatatatatatatatatatatatgtgtgtgtgtgtgtgtgtgtgtgtgtgttgaaccGTATCACTTACACAATCATTCTGTGCATCAGTaaagttaataattataaataggaCCTCATttgaactggatggtatctcGCGGAGATATTTACTCAGAGAAAGTAATgagctttccagggctaactgtccccatcgtctGGTAGTGGttaattaatatagatatatatatatatatatatatatatatatatatatatatatatatatatatatatatatatatatatacacacacatatatacatacacaaaatccCGTGCATTTGTATTTCTATGCGCCTAAGAATGTCATTCATTCTCTCCCCAGCCCCGGACTGGAATGGAACCTACGGCACAGAGGAGCCATTCACAACACGCAACCCTTTCACAGACTACTATTGGGAGGAATAATCATTCCCGTTTCTCTGGCGACGATGACCTAAGGTGACCTTTGCAGGTTTcaggttttttttgtttattattttcacttagtGCCTTGAGCACCAAAACGTGGCTAGTGATGCTGGTGTGTATTCTGTGAGTTTAATCATTATTAGTAATAggatgtaatttatatatatatatat
Coding sequences:
- the LOC136831591 gene encoding uncharacterized protein, which produces MKLAITAALSAAFVVLLVGEGQGIIMRLMMSDDCFVDCMGNSSFCGSDGRTYDDCSIEYLDRCIAYRVKKIYDGPCSPDWNGTYGTEEPFTTRNPFTDYYWEE